In Nicotiana tabacum cultivar K326 chromosome 21, ASM71507v2, whole genome shotgun sequence, one DNA window encodes the following:
- the LOC142175310 gene encoding uncharacterized protein LOC142175310, which yields MTPNELKYSPIEKLCLALVFSIQKLKHYFQAHVVQLVSRANPIKFVMSKPVLSDRLARWYLQFQQFEIVYVPQKVVKGQALADFLADHRISDDWELSDELPDEDAMVIEIQPPWKMYFDGVAHRE from the coding sequence ATGACGCCAAATGAGCTCAAGTATTCACCTATTGAGAAGTTATGTTTGGCACTTGTCTTCTCTATTCAGAAGCTGAAGCATTACTTTCAAGCTCACGTTGTGCAACTCGTCTCAAGAGCGAATCCTATCAAGTTTGTCATGTCTAAACCAGTCCTAAGTGATCGATTAGCGAGgtggtacctccaatttcaacaatttgaaattgtGTATGTTCCTCAAAAGGtagtaaaaggacaagcattagcAGACTTCCTAGCTGACCATCGGATTTCAGATGATTGGGAGTTGTCTGATGAATTGCCTGATGAAGATGCGATGGTCATTGAAATTCAACCTCCTTGGAAGATGTATTTTGATGGCGTTGCACATCGTGAATGA
- the LOC107828574 gene encoding pentatricopeptide repeat-containing protein At1g53600, mitochondrial-like, with protein sequence MLAKPNFLHVRLRLPFSEFALPNLKYSTSSNTLLNAGAKTNKFLIYCNTQIAHNGRNGNIKEAESVFNRMPTKNIVSWTAMLTAYSQNGQLKKARALFDEMPERSVASWNAMLTAYMRNRVEIDGIFSFFQLMPERNSVSFAAMITGFVNAGRFDMAENLYNRTPMVLREPVCSNVLINGYLKVGKLDDAVRVFDGMVRKDIVSCSAMIDGYCKNGRVIEARELFDAMKERNEVTWGAMIDGYMKVCCFGDGFELFLRMRREGDARLEPTIITIILEACGRFSKHQQGYQVHGLVTRLGFEFDVFLGNSLITMYSRFGCVDAAKCVFDSMFRKDVISWNSLITAFVQAGNLEEGYELFKRAPEKDVVSWTAMITGFSEKGLTEKCVDLFAMIPEKDDVAWTTLISSFVNKGEYEEAFRWFIKMLQSAVRPNPLTLSSILSASAGLAMLNQGLQIHACVMKMNMELDLSIQSSLISMYSKSGSLDDAYRIFKFINFPNIVCFNAMITGFAQNGYGKEALKLFDQLRNEGEQPNGITFLGVLSACMHAGLVEEGWNYFKSMRSLYNIEPEPDHYTSMVDILGRAGLLDEAVDLINSMPFKTHSGVWGALLAASKTHLRLDLAKLAAHRILDLEPSSAAPYVVLSDLYCIVRKKKDEEQVRLAKKLKRIKKYPGCSWVLLKNNVGLFLCGDQSHLNFKEISCTLWTIMDEMKQLSCIDHDLLPL encoded by the coding sequence ATGCTAGCAAAGCCGAACTTCTTACATGTCCGCCTACGTTTGCCTTTCTCAGAATTTGCGCTTCCGAATCTTAAATACTCAACTTCTTCAAACACCCTTTTGAACGCCGGCGCTAAAACAAACAAATTCTTGATTTATTGTAACACCCAGATCGCACATAATGGCCGAAACGGAAACATTAAAGAAGCTGAATCCGTTTTCAACCGTATGCCCACCAAAAATATCGTTTCTTGGACCGCAATGCTTACGGCATATTCCCAAAACGGGCAACTCAAGAAAGCTCGTGCACTGTTCGATGAAATGCCTGAAAGAAGTGTCGCTTCGTGGAATGCGATGCTGACGGCTTATATGAGGAATAGAGTTGAAATTGATGGGATATTCAGTTTTTTTCAGCTGATGCCGGAGAGAAATTCGGTGTCTTTTGCGGCGATGATTACGGGGTTTGTTAATGCAGGGAGGTTTGATATGGCGGAGAATTTGTATAATCGGACTCCTATGGTTTTGCGGGAACCTGTTTGTTCGAATGTACTGATAAATGGGTAtttgaaagttggaaagttagaCGATGCAGTTCGTGTTTTTGATGGTATGGTTCGAAAAGATATTGTTTCTTGTAGTGCAATGATTGATGGGTACTGCAAGAATGGGAGAGTTATTGAGGCTCGGGAGTTGTTTGATGCGATGAAAGAGAGGAATGAGGTCACTTGGGGTGCTATGATTGATGGGTATATGAAAGTTTGCTGTTTCGGAGATGGGTTTGAATTGTTTCTAAGAATGAGAAGGGAAGGTGATGCGAGACTGGAGCCTACTATAATAACAATCATTTTAGAAGCTTGTGGAAGATTTAGTAAGCATCAGCAAGGTTATCAAGTCCATGGACTGGTTACTCGCTTGGGTTTTGAATTTGATGTTTTCTTGGGTAATTCATTGATCACTATGTACTCTAGATTTGGTTGTGTAGATGCAGCTAAATGTGTGTTTGATTCGATGTTCAGGAAAGATGTCATTTCGTGGAATTCTCTTATTACTGCTTTTGTTCAAGCTGGAAATCTTGAAGAGGGATATGAGCTTTTTAAAAGGGCTCCGGAAAAGGATGTTGTTTCTTGGACAGCCATGATCACAGGGTTTTCTGAAAAAGGGTTGACTGAAAAATGTGTTGATCTATTTGCAATGATTCCCGAGAAAGATGATGTTGCATGGACAACTCTTATCTCTAGTTTTGTAAATAAAGGGGAATATGAGGAGGCTTTTCGCTGGTTTATTAAAATGCTTCAAAGTGCCGTTAGACCAAATCCTCTAACTTTAAGTAGTATACTTAGTGCTTCAGCTGGTCTGGCAATGTTAAATCAAGGTCTGCAAATTCATGCTTGTGTTATGAAAATGAATATGGAGTTAGATTTGTCTATCCAAAGTTCTCTTATCTCAATGTATTCCAAGTCTGGAAGTTTAGATGATGCCTACAGGATCTTTAAATTCATAAATTTCCCGAATATTGTTTGTTTCAATGCAATGATTACTGGATTTGCCCAAAATGGCTATGGCAAAGAAGCACTTAAGTTGTTTGACCAGTTGCGGAATGAAGGTGAGCAACCTAATGGTATCACTTTTCTAGGGGTACTTTCAGCCTGTATGCATGCTGGGCTCgtagaagaaggatggaactacTTCAAATCCATGAGATCATTATACAACATTGAACCGGAGCCTGATCATTATACTAGCATGGTTGATATCCTCGGACGAGCTGGTTTACTTGATGAAGCAGTTGATCTAATAAATTCGATGCCATTCAAGACACATTCTGGTGTTTGGGGTGCTCTTCTAGCTGCCAGCAAGACTCACTTGCGTCTTGATCTTGCAAAGCTTGCAGCTCAtagaattttggacttggaaccaAGTAGTGCAGCTCCTTACGTGGTCTTGTCAGACCTGTATTGCATTGTcagaaagaagaaagatgagGAACAAGTTAGGCTGGCAAAGAAattgaaaagaataaagaaatatcCAGGTTGCAGTTGGGTTTTGTTGAAAAACAACGTTGGTTTATTTCTCTGCGGAGATCAGTCCCATTTGAACTTTAAAGAGATCAGCTGCACATTGTGGACAATTATGGATGAAATGAAACAATTAAGTTGTATAGACCATGACTTGTTACCACtttaa